The nucleotide sequence TTATTCAACTGGCAAAACGTCAGTAATCTTGTGAAACATCTCTCTTTAAGGCCGGCCGACATACCACATCAATTTGGATTTGCACTCTCTTCAAGGTATACTCCCTGTCCATGGCCTGCATCATCAACCGTTTCTGGAGAACGCCGACATGGTTCTTCATCAGCTCGTCTGCTTCAGGGTTCGAGCTTTGGCCAAGGCCTAGTCGTTGCTGGACAAactcgagaagcttctgtAGCGTCTTATCCTTCCTCTCTGTACTCGCTAGGCGGACTGCGAATCCGCTCATCTGTGCGCTCAGTGTGCCTAGCTCACCAGCCGCGATATGTTTCCGTTCAGTCTTGAAGTCTGAGTACCCTGTCCGCGCTTCTATCTGTTGGATGCCAGGCTTCATGTTGTTCTGCGTTACCTCAATCTCTCCATGGAACATGAAAGCAAAGAGGAATGCAGGAAACATGGCATGACTTGCTGTGCTGAGGCTCCATTTGCTTttgctcttgagaagcttcttcaaATAATGCTGCTCTTTATCGCCAGCCAGAATCATGCCATATGTGACACCTGGTCGCAAATAAGGTGGCCTGAAGCGAGTATGTGACCATATAGACGCAAGTTTAGGCGCATAGCAAAAGGTGTAGGCCTGCTGGCTTGCTTCAGACTTAACAATCTCAGGAAAGGCATTGACGCCAGCGACACAACTCGAGAAGTAATTATATGCAAGCTCAAGACCAAACTTGTCTAAAACCTGATTCTTGGTATCTTCGGGAAGCTCAACGCAGTTATCGTCGAGGATGAACTTGGGCCATATCAGGCGCAGAACTAGTGACTCTGGTCCTGTTGTTCCTGTTCGCGTCTCCATGGCCAGCCAGGAGGCGACATCAGGTATTGTAGTGACTCCTTCATGGTAGTCGACAATGCCAGTATCATCCCTGCTCCAAAGCTCACTATACTTGAACGAGAGGACGTCGTGTGTTTGGACGATTCGCCGTGAATTGAACTCGGCGATCTTGTGGTATATCTCATCCATGTGTGCGGAGCGTTAGCGTCCCAGAAGGCTGACTGGCGGCTCGGCGCATGAGACGAGAGGCTTATGGGGCTGATTGGGGGTACTATACAGACGAGCCGGCGTTTTTCATGTCGGAATCGTCTGTATATATGGTCTGGAGGGTCGGGAAATGAAAGCTGAAGGCGTCCAGTCTGCTGATACTGGCGAACCGCTGGCGATCTGCCGCTTCAGCTGCTCATTTCACCTGCATCTCATTGCCCAGAGTCTGAGAGAAATCTACCCGTTTCGGGGCAGCCAATGGCCCCAGAGCATTAAGACATGGGTTGATAATCCTTGCTTCTTAAAATGGGCTGGGCGTCAACTAGAAGTTGAATCAATATCGGGGTACAACAATGCTTTGTTTCTCGAGTGCTGTTTATTCCGACCTTGTTCATCCCTCAGATCTCCAGTTACCCTTTCCACGATTAGAGCAATCGAGATTCAGCAGAAGTCAAGCCTCTAgagttgaagctgaagctccgCTTCAATGCGGTATGTCAGCTTGTTAGCTTGCACTGCCACCAGGCAGTATTTCTCTGGTAGTAGTTATTCGAGGCTTCAATGCCTCCATCTGTGAAACAGGATCTATCCGACTCGGTATGCTGTCAATTCTCTACAAGGGAGTGGTCTTGGAGGGGAGAAGAGAATAGCCATCTAGAACAGTAGACGACGTCTTGGCTGAGCCTACACCTAGCTTCGGCCGCTAGGTAGACTAAAGTAGCCCAAGCTAAGATGGAGGTATTAACTGCGTTAGGTCCCTTATTACTACTGTACCCCGCAGGTCCCTTCCACGTCCGTCTTGTCCGCTGCAAGCTCAGCCCGTCAGATCCAATGCAAAGCATGGCCTGCATCACATGCATCGACAAAAGGAGCCCAGCTTTTGGATTGGTATGAAGGAATTAAAGAGTCGAGCTCATGATAAGTTTGGTGCCGATGATAAGTGCCTCATTATGAACCCCCAAGATCTATAATTATCCATAGAGACCCTTGTAAATTGGCGTAAACGCGCCTACGTCATCCCCGTCATTATCGCCAGCATCATCTCACTTCGTACTGTAAGCTCCCCCCGCCGCTGACTAGGCTTGCATGTTTCATTTTCTCCTCCTACATCATCCCATTCATTCAGTTGATGTGCACATAAACCTACAACCTCGTTTAACCACCAGTATTGCTCACGCCTATCGGCCCTCAGGCCcaaatccatcatcatggaaTCTTTCTCTCTACTCAAGCGTCGTACCACCGACCTCCTCCACAATGTCCAGCAAAACCTCCCCTCCATGCCTATGCCTTCCGTTCCATCCGCTCCCTCAGCAACTCaccagaagaagagttcTATGAAAGGAACATGGGAGCGCATCGATGCCCCTGACGTCCCCCGTTCTTCACATTCTCTCAATATTGTCCACGGAACCGCTTACCTCTTTGGCGGAGAGATCGAGCCCCGAAAGCCTGTCGATAATGATATGCATGTCGTAACTTTGCCTTGGTCTTCGGCTGGGGCCGACtacttcaagatcaaggcatCCCCAGCTAAACCAGATGCCCAGCCGAAGAAGCCTGAGGTTCAGCAACCCGTTCAGCCCAAGGCCCCGGAGCCAGACAAGTCCGACGAGAAGCCGGACGAagaggagattgagaaaaAGCTCGACGAAGTTTCTCTTGcggaggatgacgaagaagaggatgaagaagaagaagaagaagacgaatcttcagatgaagaggttgaaagCAAGTCCAAAGGCAAGCAGCCTGCTGGTCCAGAAAAGCCGGAATTGGGCGATGTCCCAGCTTCACGAGTCGGCCATGCTACTGCTGTCATCGGGTCCCGTATCTTTCTCTTCGGTGGTCGCGGAGGTCCCGACATGCGGCCCCTGAACGAAGGTGGCCGTGTTTGGGTCTTTGACACTCGCTCCAACACATGGACATATCTTGACCCTGCCCCTGTCGTTCCAGGTGGTGCAATTGTCCCCCAACCCGCCCCGCGAAGCTATCACACAGCCACATCGATCGACCGGCCCCGGGACTTTGCTCCTAAGCGGCCCAAGGAACCTGAGACTTGGGGGCAGTGGGCACTCGGAGACACCTCTAAGACGGGCATCCCTCAAGCTCCTGTTGTTGGTAATGTGGCTGAAGAAGCCGTAGATGAAGAGTCGGATGGCTACGGTACCTTCTTCATTCATTCTGGATGCCTCGCCAGTGGCGAACGCACCAATGATATCTGGGCCTTCAACGTCCATGACCGTACTTGGACTGAGCTTCCAGCTGCTCCAGGCCCTGCTCGAGGTGGCAGCGCCATATGTGTGAGCAAAACCCGCCTGTTCCGCTTCGGGGGTTTTGATGGACAAAGTGAGCTTGGAGGGCAACTCGACTTCCTCCACCTCGAGGTTGAGACCTTTGACGATAGAGGCACCAAAGGAGAAGTTGCTGTTCGCGCCCGTGGTGGTTGGCAAACCATTCTCGAGAGTGATCCAAACACCGACTCAACTGAAATCCACGCCGAACCAGCTCAGATCTGGCCCGAACCCCGAAGTGTCGCATCTTTGGAGGCAATCACGTCAGGGGCTGGATACGAGTATCTTGTCTTGACCATGGGTGAGCGTGACCCAAGCTCAGAGGGCCACGAAGGTGCAGGCAAGTTCTTGAACGATGTCTGGGCCTTCCAAGTTCCGCCTCTGGGCATGACAGCCGCCAGCGTTACCGCTGCCATGTGGCAAGCTGTCGGCCGTAAGACAGGTGAAGGAAAGTGGACgaagcttgatcttgagccATACGACGATGATAACAGTGATGAGATGCCTGTGGCGAGAGGCTGGCTTGCGAGCGCCCCGATGGGAGAACTTGAGGAGAGCGGCATTTTGATCTGGGGAGGTCTTGGTGAGGACAATCAGCGTCTCGGGGACGGCTGGATCTTGCGTGTGGGCGATTCCTAGGTGAAAATGATGAGGGACTGGAAAGGCAGTTGATTTGGATGTAGTATTCTTTTTTGGCGTAACATGTTTTTGGCGATTGTATTAAGTGAACGAATGGAACGAAGAAACAAAGTCCTATCGGACACAATACTTCACACAGCATATCATATTGCTATTGACGAGAATCCACGCATTCTATACCTGGGAAAGCATTTGACATGGTGTTATGTACAGTAGAAGCCTCCTCCCGCCGGACACTTTTTGCATTTCTTGCTATTGAACtaaaaaagagagataaTGATGTTATAATTCTACAGGTCTGCCCTTGTGGTCTCGGTTCCCCAAGGTTCCGCGTTAAGGCTTGTTTGGCCAGCACTGTTCTCACATGTGTCTCGGCTGCTGAGAGGACCAGGCTTGGGGACGTTGACGGTGGAGGGATCGGAAGCAGTAGCCTGGGCCCGAAGAGACTTGAGGAGGTCCTTCACGGAGGCGGGGGTGAGATCCTCGTAGTAGTCGTCGTTTATCTGAATCATGGGAGCGTTGACGCAGGCACCGAGACATTCGACCTCGAGAATGGTGAAGAGACCGTCGGCAGTGGTCTGGCCCTGCTCAATTCCGAGCTCCTCCTTAATAGCCTTGACGATAACATCAGATCCACAACCACCAAGTTGGCAAGGTGTCTATTGGGGCAATTGTTAGTGGGTTGTACTTTTAGAGTATCCGGTAATCTTCAATGGCGTCTAATCGTCATTGCCACGCTAGCGTGGAGCAATTGCAGTCGACAAAGCCGTGCTTCATGTGGGAAAACAACATACCGTAGTGCAGATTTGAACAAAGTATTTGCCCACGGGGGTTCTGTTGTACATGGTGTAGAAAGAGGCAACTTCGTACACTCGCATAGGAGGCATCTCAAGAAGACGGGCGACCTCGTTCATGACGCTGATGCTGGTGAAGCCGTGCTGGCGCTGGCCGAGGTCTAGCAAAGGCATgacagcagccttcttgtaCTGAGGAGGGTATCGCTTGAGGATCTCGGCAATGACGGTCTGGTTCTTCTCGTTGAACTTGAAGGGGATGTCGGGGTTGTTGTCCTCGGTGTTTCGATGCTGTCACACGGTCATAGGTCAGACAAGTTGGTTCTCATCGCTAGCAATTGCGCGCCGATAGATCTACCATGATCTATGGTCCAGGGTCGCAATTGACAGCGCCAATTGGCCTACTTACCACCATGAGAGTGTCGCTTCGTCGGCTGGCTGTGAGAGCGAAGGCGGCGCGAGACTGAGGGCGGGCAGCCCGGCACACCGGCCGGATGGCGGAGCGGATGAGAGGAGTGAGCTTGCTCGCCATTGTGAATAGTCTGGAGATGCTTTTCTGAGCGAGCGGAGTGGGTGTCGTCGCGAAGGCGGGAGGG is from Fusarium musae strain F31 chromosome 4, whole genome shotgun sequence and encodes:
- a CDS encoding hypothetical protein (EggNog:ENOG41), which produces MESFSLLKRRTTDLLHNVQQNLPSMPMPSVPSAPSATHQKKSSMKGTWERIDAPDVPRSSHSLNIVHGTAYLFGGEIEPRKPVDNDMHVVTLPWSSAGADYFKIKASPAKPDAQPKKPEVQQPVQPKAPEPDKSDEKPDEEEIEKKLDEVSLAEDDEEEDEEEEEEDESSDEEVESKSKGKQPAGPEKPELGDVPASRVGHATAVIGSRIFLFGGRGGPDMRPLNEGGRVWVFDTRSNTWTYLDPAPVVPGGAIVPQPAPRSYHTATSIDRPRDFAPKRPKEPETWGQWALGDTSKTGIPQAPVVGNVAEEAVDEESDGYGTFFIHSGCLASGERTNDIWAFNVHDRTWTELPAAPGPARGGSAICVSKTRLFRFGGFDGQSELGGQLDFLHLEVETFDDRGTKGEVAVRARGGWQTILESDPNTDSTEIHAEPAQIWPEPRSVASLEAITSGAGYEYLVLTMGERDPSSEGHEGAGKFLNDVWAFQVPPLGMTAASVTAAMWQAVGRKTGEGKWTKLDLEPYDDDNSDEMPVARGWLASAPMGELEESGILIWGGLGEDNQRLGDGWILRVGDS
- the NUO24 gene encoding NADH:ubiquinone oxidoreductase 24 (EggNog:ENOG41), translated to MASKLTPLIRSAIRPVCRAARPQSRAAFALTASRRSDTLMVHRNTEDNNPDIPFKFNEKNQTVIAEILKRYPPQYKKAAVMPLLDLGQRQHGFTSISVMNEVARLLEMPPMRVYEVASFYTMYNRTPVGKYFVQICTTTPCQLGGCGSDVIVKAIKEELGIEQGQTTADGLFTILEVECLGACVNAPMIQINDDYYEDLTPASVKDLLKSLRAQATASDPSTVNVPKPGPLSSRDTCENSAGQTSLNAEPWGTETTRADL